A single region of the Undibacterium piscinae genome encodes:
- a CDS encoding replicative DNA helicase — MRAMKAPSDPQLDSIRVPPHSIEAEQSVLGGLLLDNAAWDRIADFISEGDFYRYDHRIIFQCIVKLINGSKPADVITVFDALTAINKAEDAGGLTYLNALAQNTPSAANIRRYAEIVRDRGVLRKLITVADEISGQAFNPQGKEVKQMLDEAESKIFAIAEEGSRGAQGFHAIQPLLTQVVERIDELYNRDHTSDITGVPTGFADLDKMTSGLQPGDLIIVAGRPSMGKTAFSINIGENVAIDSGLPVAVFSMEMGGAQLAMRMLGSVGRLDQHRLRTGRLIDEDWPRLTHAIQKMNDAQLYIDETPALSSIELRARARRLSRQCGKLGLIVIDYLQLMSGNTQGENRATEISEISRSLKGLAKELQCPVIALSQLNRALEQRPNKRPVMSDLRESGAIEQDADVILFIYRDQVYNPDSPDKGTAEIIIGKQRNGPIGSVRLTFLGEYTKFDNLHRLLVDLR, encoded by the coding sequence ATGCGCGCCATGAAAGCTCCTTCCGATCCTCAATTAGATTCCATCCGCGTACCGCCACACTCTATCGAAGCAGAGCAATCTGTCTTGGGGGGGTTGTTGCTGGATAATGCAGCTTGGGACAGGATCGCTGATTTTATTAGTGAGGGCGATTTTTACCGCTATGATCATAGGATCATTTTTCAATGTATCGTCAAATTGATCAACGGATCTAAGCCAGCGGACGTGATTACGGTTTTTGATGCCCTTACCGCCATTAATAAGGCAGAAGATGCGGGTGGCCTTACTTATCTAAACGCCTTAGCGCAAAATACGCCGTCAGCGGCAAATATACGTCGTTACGCCGAAATCGTGCGTGATCGTGGTGTCTTACGTAAGCTCATTACGGTGGCCGATGAAATCTCGGGCCAGGCATTTAATCCGCAGGGTAAAGAAGTTAAGCAAATGCTTGACGAGGCGGAATCAAAAATTTTTGCGATTGCCGAAGAAGGTTCTCGCGGTGCACAAGGGTTTCATGCAATCCAGCCCTTGCTCACTCAGGTGGTTGAGCGTATTGACGAATTGTATAACCGTGATCACACCAGCGATATTACCGGTGTGCCGACCGGATTTGCTGATCTTGATAAGATGACTTCCGGTTTGCAGCCCGGGGATTTAATTATTGTCGCTGGTCGCCCGTCCATGGGTAAAACTGCGTTCTCGATTAATATTGGTGAAAACGTCGCGATCGATAGCGGTTTGCCGGTTGCCGTATTCTCCATGGAGATGGGTGGCGCTCAACTGGCGATGCGTATGCTTGGTTCTGTGGGGCGGCTGGATCAGCATAGACTGCGTACCGGTCGCCTGATTGATGAGGATTGGCCGCGTTTGACGCATGCGATCCAGAAAATGAATGATGCGCAGTTGTATATCGATGAAACCCCGGCGCTCAGCTCTATCGAATTACGCGCCCGTGCGCGCCGCTTGTCTCGTCAATGTGGCAAGTTGGGTTTGATAGTGATCGATTACTTGCAATTGATGTCGGGTAATACGCAAGGTGAGAATCGAGCCACAGAGATTTCTGAAATTTCGCGAAGCTTAAAAGGTTTGGCAAAAGAGTTACAGTGTCCGGTAATTGCCTTGTCCCAGCTTAATCGTGCCTTGGAGCAGCGTCCGAATAAACGTCCTGTTATGTCAGATTTGCGCGAATCCGGTGCGATTGAGCAAGATGCCGACGTAATTTTGTTTATTTATCGTGATCAGGTATATAACCCAGATTCTCCCGATAAAGGAACGGCTGAAATCATTATCGGTAAGCAACGTAACGGCCCTATCGGTAGTGTGCGATTGACCTTCTTGGGTGAATATACCAAATTTGATAATTTACACCGGCTCCTTGTCGATTTACGGTGA
- a CDS encoding entericidin A/B family lipoprotein: MKKLFTLMLCVMFLAGCNTLQGFGQDVKKVGESLEGAGRK, from the coding sequence ATGAAAAAACTATTTACACTCATGCTTTGCGTCATGTTCTTGGCCGGCTGCAATACCTTGCAAGGTTTCGGTCAGGATGTCAAAAAAGTTGGTGAGTCGCTCGAAGGCGCCGGCAGAAAATAA
- the leuC gene encoding 3-isopropylmalate dehydratase large subunit — protein sequence MLKTLYDKLWESHVVHEDQDGTAILYIDRHLLHEVTSPQAFDGLRLAGRQPWRLSANLVVADHNVPTTNRINGIDDPISRLQVETLDANAKQYGLTYFGMNDKRQGIVHVIGPEQGATLPGMTVVCGDSHTSTHGAFACLAHGIGTSEVEHVLATQTLIAKKSKAMLVQVDGVMPVGVTAKDVVLAIIGRIGTAGGTGYAIEFAGSTIRSLSMEGRMTVCNMAIEAGARAGMVAVDQITIDYVKGRPFSPVGPHWDRAVEYWSGLHTDAGAKFDMVVTLNAAEIKPQVTWGTSPEMVVAIDARVPDPDLEKDPVRRDAMEKALAYMALQPNMAIEDIRIDKVFIGSCTNSRIEDLRAAAAIVRGKFRASNVKLAMVVPGSGLVKDQAEREGLDQIFRDAGFEWREPGCSMCLAMNADRLEPGERCASTSNRNFEGRQGQGGRTHLVSPAMAAAAGIAGHFVDVRALR from the coding sequence ATGCTTAAGACGCTTTACGACAAACTTTGGGAATCCCATGTAGTCCATGAGGATCAGGATGGTACCGCCATTCTGTATATTGATCGCCATCTGTTGCATGAAGTCACTAGCCCGCAAGCTTTTGACGGTTTGCGTTTGGCCGGACGTCAACCTTGGCGTCTGTCGGCAAATCTGGTGGTCGCAGATCATAATGTACCGACTACGAACCGTATTAACGGTATCGATGACCCGATTTCGCGTTTGCAGGTAGAAACCCTGGATGCGAATGCCAAGCAATATGGTCTGACCTATTTCGGCATGAATGATAAACGCCAGGGCATTGTGCATGTCATCGGACCTGAACAAGGGGCGACATTGCCTGGCATGACGGTGGTGTGTGGTGACTCCCATACTTCTACACATGGCGCGTTCGCTTGCCTGGCGCATGGTATTGGAACTTCGGAAGTCGAGCATGTGCTTGCGACACAAACTCTGATCGCCAAAAAATCAAAGGCTATGTTGGTACAGGTCGATGGCGTGATGCCAGTGGGAGTGACCGCCAAGGATGTGGTTCTCGCGATTATCGGCCGGATAGGTACTGCTGGTGGGACTGGCTATGCGATTGAATTTGCCGGCTCGACTATTCGCAGTCTTTCTATGGAAGGCCGGATGACGGTATGCAATATGGCGATTGAGGCTGGCGCACGCGCTGGTATGGTCGCGGTCGATCAGATTACGATTGATTACGTTAAAGGTCGTCCGTTCTCTCCGGTTGGGCCGCATTGGGATCGCGCAGTCGAATATTGGTCGGGTTTGCATACGGATGCCGGTGCTAAATTCGACATGGTGGTGACATTGAACGCTGCTGAGATTAAGCCTCAGGTTACCTGGGGCACATCCCCTGAAATGGTGGTTGCCATCGATGCGCGTGTGCCTGATCCGGACCTGGAAAAAGATCCGGTGAGACGCGATGCCATGGAAAAAGCCCTGGCCTATATGGCGCTACAGCCTAATATGGCGATCGAGGATATTCGTATCGATAAAGTGTTTATCGGTTCCTGTACCAATTCGAGGATAGAGGACTTGCGAGCTGCTGCCGCAATAGTGCGCGGGAAGTTTCGTGCTTCCAATGTGAAGTTGGCGATGGTGGTTCCCGGTTCTGGATTGGTCAAAGATCAGGCTGAGCGTGAAGGTCTGGACCAGATATTTCGCGATGCTGGTTTTGAATGGCGTGAGCCAGGTTGTTCAATGTGTTTGGCGATGAATGCCGACCGGCTTGAGCCTGGTGAGCGTTGCGCATCCACCTCGAATCGGAATTTTGAAGGACGCCAGGGGCAGGGCGGGCGTACTCATTTGGTCTCACCGGCGATGGCCGCTGCCGCTGGTATTGCGGGTCACTTTGTTGATGTCCGCGCGTTACGCTAA
- a CDS encoding DUF47 domain-containing protein: MFGRFMPTEGKFFDLFNQHAELCVKGSKEMVALMTNFDDLEIRVHAIEGIEKQADTVTYNTIELLHKTFITPLDRDDIHKLITRMDDILDLLEDAAQTISLYDVREITPEAKRLAELCLACSEKVKAAVGLLHNMDNSREILSICEEIDRLESDADHVMRAAMSKLFRDEPDVRNLIKLKAIYEILETVTDRCEDVANIIEGIIVENA; this comes from the coding sequence ATGTTTGGACGATTCATGCCCACCGAGGGTAAATTCTTTGACCTATTTAATCAGCATGCTGAGTTATGCGTCAAAGGATCGAAAGAGATGGTCGCTTTGATGACCAATTTTGACGACTTGGAAATCCGGGTTCATGCAATAGAAGGTATAGAGAAGCAAGCCGATACGGTCACTTACAATACGATAGAACTTCTGCACAAAACATTTATCACTCCTTTAGATAGAGACGATATCCATAAGCTCATTACGCGCATGGATGATATTCTCGATTTGCTGGAAGATGCAGCGCAGACTATCTCTCTGTATGATGTCCGCGAAATCACACCGGAGGCCAAGCGTTTGGCAGAACTGTGCCTTGCTTGTTCGGAAAAAGTTAAAGCGGCGGTTGGTCTGTTACACAATATGGATAACTCGCGTGAAATCCTGTCTATCTGCGAAGAGATCGACAGGCTGGAATCCGACGCTGATCACGTCATGCGTGCAGCGATGTCCAAACTGTTCCGCGATGAACCGGATGTCCGTAACCTGATCAAGTTAAAAGCGATTTACGAGATTCTGGAAACGGTCACAGATCGTTGCGAAGATGTTGCAAACATCATTGAAGGTATCATCGTCGAGAACGCATAG
- the leuD gene encoding 3-isopropylmalate dehydratase small subunit: protein MEKFTVLNGLVAPMDRANVDTDAIIPKQFLKSIKRSGFGPNLFDEWRYLDHGEPGMDNSQRPLNPDFVLNQARYQGASILLTRKNFGCGSSREHAPWALDQYGFRVVIAPSFADIFFNNCFKNGLLPIVLSEQDVEHLFNEVKAFPGYHLIVDLENQVVTTSEGGVSYPFEVDAFRKYCLLNGLDDIGLTLRQADKIRAFEERHVATQPWLANTI from the coding sequence ATGGAAAAGTTTACCGTACTCAATGGCTTGGTCGCACCTATGGATAGGGCGAATGTGGATACCGATGCCATCATACCCAAGCAGTTTTTGAAATCCATCAAACGCAGTGGTTTTGGCCCAAATCTGTTCGATGAGTGGCGCTACCTGGATCATGGTGAGCCAGGCATGGATAATAGTCAGCGCCCTCTTAATCCGGATTTTGTATTGAATCAAGCTCGTTATCAGGGGGCTTCGATTTTATTGACTCGCAAGAATTTCGGTTGTGGCTCTTCTCGTGAACATGCGCCATGGGCTTTGGATCAATACGGTTTTCGCGTCGTCATTGCGCCTAGTTTTGCGGATATTTTTTTCAATAACTGTTTTAAGAATGGCTTGCTGCCTATCGTTTTGTCTGAGCAGGATGTTGAGCATTTGTTTAACGAAGTCAAGGCTTTCCCCGGCTATCATTTGATTGTGGATCTGGAGAATCAGGTCGTTACAACATCTGAGGGGGGTGTAAGTTACCCATTTGAAGTTGATGCCTTCAGAAAGTATTGTCTGTTGAATGGATTGGATGATATTGGTTTGACATTGCGTCAGGCTGATAAAATCCGCGCTTTTGAAGAACGGCATGTTGCTACTCAGCCTTGGTTAGCGAACACTATTTAA
- a CDS encoding histidine kinase translates to MMNPDTIRNAKELSANFIQWLSKAFDATAAWVTKLSWWKFFLFAMLTIAAGGIMQDTFFTSEESITISKTPNEKRALNSKHTIDGDTNIEIDATGIHIRKNNPNGNSKQIEIDGNGVRVFKDDKHAELSSSRPSGPPTPPLPPELPEISGIGSGQNDIHIKMPPEVAQKISEEIEDAVADAADQEVRSYKKKSSQWFINFVMLAIFGLFGMKALMGGKVRAEEKAKEANASAEKEALLRQVSEAQMQMMQAQVEPHFLFNTLASVEYLIETDPPRAAAMQRSLISYLRAVLPQMRENASTTNLGREADMVKSYLDLLKMRMEERLEIDFIMPEGLRSASFPPMMLQSLVENAIKHGLEVKAEGGILQFRAEVAHNKLRVTISDTGLGFGAKPTNGTGLGLQNIRERLKLIYKEKAQMIITPNQPTGVCVTIEIPYELAN, encoded by the coding sequence ATGATGAACCCCGACACTATCCGCAATGCAAAAGAACTAAGCGCGAATTTTATTCAATGGCTCAGCAAAGCTTTCGATGCAACCGCTGCTTGGGTAACAAAACTCTCCTGGTGGAAATTTTTTCTATTCGCAATGCTAACCATCGCCGCTGGCGGGATTATGCAAGACACTTTCTTCACAAGCGAAGAAAGCATCACAATTAGCAAAACACCTAATGAAAAAAGAGCGCTCAATTCCAAACATACGATAGATGGCGATACGAATATAGAGATTGACGCGACCGGAATACATATTCGGAAAAACAATCCAAATGGAAACTCGAAACAGATAGAAATCGACGGCAATGGTGTGCGTGTATTTAAGGACGACAAACATGCAGAATTATCCTCATCCCGCCCAAGTGGGCCACCAACGCCACCGTTACCGCCTGAGTTACCGGAAATTTCCGGCATAGGCTCGGGTCAAAACGACATACACATTAAGATGCCTCCGGAAGTCGCGCAAAAAATCAGCGAGGAAATTGAGGACGCTGTGGCCGACGCAGCCGATCAGGAAGTGCGTAGCTACAAGAAAAAATCCTCTCAATGGTTCATCAATTTTGTGATGCTGGCGATCTTCGGCTTATTCGGAATGAAGGCACTAATGGGCGGCAAGGTAAGAGCCGAAGAAAAAGCCAAGGAAGCCAACGCCAGTGCTGAAAAAGAAGCCTTGCTCAGACAAGTGAGTGAAGCGCAAATGCAAATGATGCAGGCACAAGTGGAACCGCACTTCCTGTTCAATACACTGGCCTCAGTCGAATACCTGATCGAAACCGATCCGCCACGCGCCGCTGCCATGCAGCGCAGCCTGATCTCCTACTTGCGCGCGGTGCTACCACAAATGCGGGAAAACGCCAGCACCACCAATCTGGGACGCGAAGCTGATATGGTCAAATCCTACCTGGACCTATTGAAGATGCGCATGGAAGAAAGGCTGGAAATCGACTTCATCATGCCCGAGGGCTTACGTAGTGCCTCGTTCCCGCCGATGATGCTGCAGTCCTTAGTGGAGAATGCCATTAAGCACGGACTGGAAGTCAAGGCAGAAGGCGGCATCCTACAATTTCGGGCTGAAGTGGCACACAATAAATTGCGCGTCACGATCTCGGATACCGGCCTGGGTTTTGGCGCGAAGCCAACTAACGGCACCGGTCTTGGCTTGCAAAATATACGGGAAAGACTAAAGCTGATCTACAAAGAAAAAGCGCAAATGATCATTACTCCTAACCAACCGACGGGCGTTTGCGTTACCATAGAAATCCCTTACGAATTAGCCAACTAA
- a CDS encoding EAL domain-containing protein produces the protein MSALIHSSEDDLVFLDEPETHDVSSKSKAAQKWRIMIIDDDPDVHSATTFALGSLEIQHRSLSFLHAYSASEARDILAHEADIAIILLDVVMEQEDAGLQLVSHIRKTLGLSDVRIILRTGQPGYAPEIDAIRDYDINDYKTKSELTRTKLYTAVTSAIRSYEQICAISASRRGLELIINASTELMALQGLQNFASGVLIQIVGLLGGQVDGFVCSQQTLNTIEKVPSSGNPDELRILATTVSFQEWGGQAIASVADQQIQAHIERALETRHNLYESTCTVLYFSNVAQRELTVYLNTGLQLNEMDKRLLEVFCSNVSVGLDNVMLTSRLHNYAFYDPLTGLSNRLKLLQTLNETLQSPLKQDSALSLIDIDHFAETNDALGHHFGDLLLCSVAQRLSRHFGNEYQIARVGSDTFALLGNEKMVRPDEILALFTTPFDVDQQDVQLSATIGLVKLIDYEGDGSEALKDTNIALKRAKTHQRSSYTYFTRDMGVEIRERVRMMHALRGAFESERLFLVYQPQVDMRTGLAVGAEALLRWKTEEGKFVPPDQFIPIAEYSGLIVDIGEWVLRSACHELVHLRSLGHTEFQMAINVSQAQFSHPLFMQTLHRALQDSKAPPACIELEITESMAMKDPELLIKTLHQIKQLGIHVSIDDFGTGFSSLSHLQKLDVDKLKIDRAFVNEINQGSGNASIAKMVVQLGQSLEMAIIAEGVETQMQADTLLSFGCHLAQGYFYAKPMTQDDLHAWLKAK, from the coding sequence ATGAGCGCATTGATTCATTCTTCTGAAGATGATCTGGTTTTTTTAGATGAACCAGAGACGCATGACGTCTCTTCCAAGAGCAAAGCAGCGCAAAAATGGCGCATCATGATCATTGATGACGATCCTGATGTTCATTCGGCGACTACTTTCGCTCTTGGCAGCCTGGAAATCCAGCACCGCTCCCTGAGTTTCCTGCACGCCTATTCCGCTTCGGAAGCACGCGACATTCTTGCGCACGAGGCCGATATCGCCATTATTTTGCTAGATGTCGTGATGGAACAGGAAGATGCCGGCTTGCAATTGGTAAGCCATATTCGCAAAACTCTTGGCTTATCTGACGTGCGCATTATATTGCGCACCGGGCAACCCGGCTACGCCCCGGAAATTGATGCAATTCGCGATTACGACATCAATGACTACAAGACCAAATCCGAACTCACCCGCACCAAGTTATACACTGCGGTGACCTCTGCAATCCGTTCTTATGAACAAATCTGTGCCATTTCTGCAAGTCGTCGTGGCCTTGAGCTAATTATTAACGCCAGCACTGAATTAATGGCATTACAAGGTTTGCAGAATTTCGCATCCGGCGTATTAATACAGATAGTCGGACTACTGGGCGGACAGGTTGACGGCTTTGTCTGCAGTCAACAAACTCTCAATACCATAGAAAAAGTACCTTCTAGCGGAAATCCGGATGAGTTACGCATTCTTGCCACGACCGTCAGTTTTCAAGAATGGGGAGGCCAGGCCATCGCATCGGTAGCAGATCAACAGATTCAAGCGCATATCGAGCGCGCTCTGGAAACACGACACAATTTATATGAAAGCACTTGTACTGTCCTGTACTTCAGCAATGTGGCGCAACGCGAACTAACGGTTTACCTAAATACCGGTCTGCAATTGAACGAGATGGATAAGCGCCTGCTTGAAGTATTTTGCAGCAACGTCTCGGTCGGACTCGATAACGTCATGCTGACTTCACGTCTGCACAATTACGCATTCTACGATCCGCTGACAGGTCTTTCGAATCGACTTAAATTATTGCAAACACTCAATGAAACCTTGCAGTCGCCACTCAAGCAAGATAGTGCCTTGTCGTTGATTGACATTGATCATTTTGCGGAAACCAACGATGCCCTAGGTCATCATTTTGGCGATTTATTGCTATGCTCAGTGGCGCAACGCCTGAGCAGGCATTTTGGCAATGAATATCAGATTGCCCGTGTTGGCAGTGATACTTTCGCCTTGCTAGGCAATGAAAAGATGGTGCGCCCTGATGAGATTCTCGCCTTATTCACCACGCCATTTGACGTAGATCAGCAAGATGTACAACTGTCAGCAACAATAGGTTTGGTGAAGCTGATTGACTACGAAGGTGATGGATCAGAGGCATTAAAGGACACCAATATCGCTCTAAAACGCGCAAAGACACATCAACGTTCGAGCTACACCTATTTCACCCGCGACATGGGAGTGGAGATTCGTGAGCGCGTGCGCATGATGCACGCTCTGCGCGGCGCATTCGAGAGCGAGCGCTTGTTTCTGGTGTATCAGCCACAAGTAGACATGCGCACCGGACTAGCCGTCGGTGCCGAAGCCTTATTGCGCTGGAAAACCGAAGAAGGTAAATTCGTACCACCGGATCAGTTTATTCCGATTGCAGAATACTCAGGTTTGATCGTTGATATCGGCGAATGGGTATTGCGCAGCGCGTGCCACGAACTAGTGCATTTGCGCAGTCTCGGTCACACCGAATTCCAGATGGCAATCAATGTGTCACAGGCACAGTTTTCCCACCCTTTATTCATGCAAACCCTGCATCGTGCCTTACAGGATTCAAAAGCACCCCCTGCATGTATAGAGCTTGAAATCACCGAATCAATGGCAATGAAAGATCCAGAATTGCTGATTAAGACTCTGCATCAAATCAAGCAATTGGGAATACACGTTTCTATCGATGACTTTGGAACTGGCTTCTCGTCTTTGAGTCACTTGCAAAAACTCGATGTCGACAAACTAAAAATTGACCGGGCGTTCGTCAATGAAATCAACCAGGGTTCAGGCAATGCCAGCATTGCCAAAATGGTCGTGCAACTCGGACAAAGCCTGGAAATGGCGATTATTGCCGAGGGTGTAGAAACCCAGATGCAGGCGGATACCTTACTGTCATTCGGTTGCCACTTGGCGCAAGGTTACTTTTATGCAAAACCAATGACACAGGATGACTTACATGCGTGGCTAAAAGCTAAGTAA
- a CDS encoding inorganic phosphate transporter, giving the protein MQTFQISMYVIIFLVVLALLFDFMNGFHDAANAIATVVSTGVLKPQQAVAMAAFFNVLAIVVFPLTVATTIGKGTIDPAIVDHYVIFGALVGATFWNFVTWYFGIPSSSSHALIGGMVGAAVAKAGTGALISTGLYKTIIFIVVSPLLGFFLGSMMMLIVSWLFVKSTPMKVDKWFRRLQLVSASMFSLGHGGNDAQKTMGIIWMLLISAGYSSQADKMPPMWVVISCYAAIGLGTLFGGWRIVKTMGQKITKLKPVGGFCAETGGAITLFMATALGIPVSTTHTVTGAIVGVGSAQKMSAVRWGVAGNIVWAWILTIPASAFVAAIAWWVGTKVL; this is encoded by the coding sequence ATGCAAACCTTCCAAATAAGCATGTATGTCATCATATTTCTGGTGGTATTGGCTTTACTATTCGATTTTATGAATGGCTTCCACGATGCGGCAAACGCGATTGCCACCGTGGTTTCTACCGGCGTACTGAAGCCGCAGCAGGCGGTCGCTATGGCCGCGTTTTTTAATGTACTTGCCATCGTTGTATTTCCTTTAACCGTAGCGACTACGATAGGTAAGGGCACGATAGATCCTGCAATTGTTGATCATTACGTGATTTTTGGCGCTCTGGTCGGCGCTACGTTCTGGAATTTCGTTACCTGGTACTTTGGCATTCCTTCGTCGTCCTCCCATGCATTGATCGGTGGGATGGTTGGCGCGGCGGTTGCCAAGGCTGGTACCGGAGCCTTGATTTCCACCGGTCTTTACAAGACGATAATTTTTATCGTTGTGTCGCCATTGTTAGGATTTTTCCTTGGTTCTATGATGATGTTGATTGTTTCCTGGTTGTTCGTTAAGTCGACTCCTATGAAGGTTGATAAATGGTTTCGTCGTCTTCAATTGGTATCTGCCTCGATGTTTAGTCTGGGGCACGGCGGTAATGACGCACAAAAAACGATGGGTATAATCTGGATGTTGCTGATCTCGGCTGGTTATTCCAGTCAAGCGGATAAGATGCCGCCGATGTGGGTGGTTATTTCCTGTTATGCGGCGATTGGCCTGGGTACCTTATTTGGTGGTTGGCGCATCGTTAAGACTATGGGACAGAAAATTACCAAGCTCAAGCCAGTCGGTGGTTTTTGCGCAGAAACAGGTGGTGCTATCACTTTGTTTATGGCGACCGCTCTGGGTATTCCTGTGTCGACTACGCATACGGTCACGGGTGCTATTGTAGGTGTCGGCTCGGCACAAAAAATGTCAGCGGTGCGTTGGGGTGTAGCCGGAAACATCGTCTGGGCATGGATTTTGACTATTCCTGCATCTGCGTTTGTCGCTGCGATCGCCTGGTGGGTAGGAACTAAGGTATTGTAA
- the leuB gene encoding 3-isopropylmalate dehydrogenase — MKIAILPGDGIGPEIVEQAVKVLNALGETFEMETAPVGGAGYEAHGHPLPEATLKLAQDADAVLFGSVGDWKYDTLERSLRPEQAILGLRKNLNLFANLRPAILYPELAGASTLKPEVVSGLDILIIRELTGDIYFGQPRGVRICPDGPFKGQREGFDTMRYAEGEIRRIAHVAFQAAQKRDKRLTSVDKANVLETFQFWKDIVIDVHKEYPDVALDHMYVDNAAMQLVRAPKKFDVIVTGNMFGDILSDAAAMLTGSIGMLPSASLDANNKGLYEPSHGSAPDIAGKGVANPLATILSAAMMLRYSLAKAEQADRIENAVKKVLAQGLRTPDIYEAGTTKVGTAEMGAAVVQALA, encoded by the coding sequence ATGAAGATTGCAATTTTGCCGGGCGATGGTATTGGCCCAGAGATCGTTGAACAAGCAGTAAAAGTGTTAAATGCACTAGGCGAAACCTTTGAGATGGAAACAGCGCCAGTTGGAGGTGCAGGTTATGAGGCACACGGACATCCTTTACCTGAAGCGACATTAAAACTGGCGCAGGATGCTGACGCGGTTTTGTTTGGCTCTGTCGGTGATTGGAAATATGATACTTTGGAGCGCTCTTTGCGTCCGGAGCAGGCGATTCTTGGCTTGCGTAAAAATCTGAATCTGTTCGCCAACTTACGACCTGCAATTTTGTATCCTGAACTCGCTGGAGCTTCCACTTTGAAGCCGGAGGTTGTTTCAGGTTTGGACATCTTGATTATTCGCGAATTGACTGGTGATATTTATTTCGGTCAGCCACGTGGTGTGCGTATTTGCCCAGATGGTCCGTTCAAGGGACAGCGTGAGGGTTTTGATACCATGCGCTATGCGGAAGGTGAAATCAGGCGGATTGCCCATGTGGCGTTTCAGGCTGCGCAAAAACGCGATAAGCGATTAACCAGCGTGGATAAGGCGAATGTTCTTGAGACCTTTCAGTTCTGGAAAGACATCGTGATTGACGTGCACAAAGAATATCCTGATGTCGCTCTTGATCATATGTACGTCGACAATGCGGCAATGCAATTGGTGCGTGCGCCGAAAAAATTTGATGTCATCGTGACCGGTAATATGTTCGGTGATATTTTGTCCGACGCTGCTGCGATGTTGACAGGATCTATCGGCATGCTGCCATCGGCGTCGCTTGATGCCAACAATAAAGGGTTATATGAACCTTCGCATGGATCGGCTCCTGATATTGCCGGTAAGGGTGTAGCAAATCCTTTGGCGACTATTTTATCGGCGGCGATGATGTTGCGTTATTCTTTAGCGAAAGCGGAGCAGGCTGATCGTATTGAGAATGCAGTGAAAAAAGTATTGGCTCAAGGCTTGCGTACCCCGGATATTTATGAGGCTGGCACCACCAAAGTTGGTACCGCTGAAATGGGTGCTGCCGTGGTACAGGCATTGGCATAG
- a CDS encoding response regulator transcription factor, whose amino-acid sequence MPTAIIADDERMMRDQLRSRLEQVWPELEILAEAKNGEEAIQMVATHQPDLVFLDIRMPLKTGLEAAREIGDKTHIVFITAYDQYAIEAFDQGAVDYVLKPADVERLGRTVERLKARLSTTSVPNDMSTMLAQLAKQMGIAAKPAYLQWIQASIGQELRLIPVEEILFFQSDEKYTRVQTANYEALIRKPVRDLSEELDPSLFWQIHRSTLVNAKAISGVVRDMRGRHLVQVKGLSEKLEVSRSFVHLFKQM is encoded by the coding sequence ATGCCAACCGCAATTATTGCCGACGACGAAAGAATGATGCGTGATCAATTACGTTCACGCCTGGAACAGGTCTGGCCCGAACTGGAGATACTGGCGGAAGCCAAGAATGGCGAGGAAGCCATACAGATGGTAGCGACGCATCAACCAGACCTGGTTTTTTTAGACATCAGAATGCCGCTCAAAACCGGGCTGGAAGCGGCCAGAGAAATCGGTGATAAAACCCACATCGTTTTTATCACTGCCTACGATCAATATGCAATCGAAGCCTTCGATCAGGGCGCGGTTGACTACGTGCTAAAACCAGCCGATGTCGAACGACTCGGCCGCACCGTAGAAAGACTAAAGGCCAGACTGAGCACCACCAGCGTACCCAACGATATGAGCACAATGCTGGCGCAACTAGCTAAACAAATGGGAATTGCGGCCAAACCGGCATACCTGCAATGGATACAAGCTTCGATAGGACAAGAACTGCGTTTAATTCCAGTAGAGGAAATTCTTTTTTTCCAATCCGACGAAAAATACACCAGGGTACAAACCGCTAACTACGAGGCCTTGATCCGTAAGCCGGTACGCGACTTGTCCGAAGAACTTGATCCCTCGCTGTTCTGGCAGATACATCGCTCTACCCTAGTCAATGCTAAGGCCATCTCAGGAGTGGTACGTGATATGCGCGGCCGCCATCTGGTGCAAGTCAAAGGTTTAAGCGAAAAACTGGAAGTGAGCCGTAGTTTCGTCCATCTATTTAAACAAATGTAA